One segment of Desulfovermiculus halophilus DSM 18834 DNA contains the following:
- the icd gene encoding NADP-dependent isocitrate dehydrogenase: MAQLQTENPSQDQTEDARRARKTIPYIPGDGVGPEIWAAAVEVFDAAVSAAYSGRRRVDWMEVQAGEKAYRECGQYLPPETMQAFMDHQVGIKGPLATPVGGGIRSVNVALRVGLDLYACIRPIRYLPGVASPVKEPEKVNIVVFRENTEDVYAGLEWASGSPEARQIIDFLHDTFGTNLRQDAAVGIKPMSPFGSKRLVRKAIQWAIDQSRRSVTLVHKGNIMKFTEGGFRQWGYELAAEEFGRQTVPESALGPDGSSGQDQIVIKDRIADAMFQNVLLWPQDYDVLALPNLNGDYMSDALAAQVGGLGMAPGANIGDQAAVFEATHGTAPGLAGKDQVNPGSLILSGALMYDHLGWTEAAQAIRSSLEATIAAGTVTRDLAQDLPEATVLSCSEFGHAVASRIR; this comes from the coding sequence ATGGCCCAGTTGCAGACGGAGAATCCCAGCCAGGACCAGACAGAAGATGCCCGCCGGGCCCGGAAAACAATTCCTTATATTCCGGGAGACGGCGTGGGCCCGGAGATATGGGCCGCGGCAGTTGAGGTCTTCGATGCCGCTGTTAGCGCGGCCTACAGCGGAAGACGCAGGGTGGACTGGATGGAAGTCCAGGCCGGAGAAAAGGCTTACCGGGAATGCGGCCAATACCTGCCGCCGGAGACCATGCAGGCCTTCATGGACCACCAGGTGGGCATCAAAGGCCCGCTGGCCACTCCAGTGGGCGGCGGCATCCGCAGCGTCAACGTGGCCCTGCGCGTAGGCCTGGACCTTTACGCCTGCATTCGGCCCATCCGGTATCTGCCCGGGGTGGCCAGCCCGGTCAAGGAGCCGGAAAAAGTGAATATTGTCGTGTTCCGGGAAAATACCGAGGATGTCTACGCTGGTCTGGAGTGGGCCTCGGGGAGTCCGGAGGCCAGGCAGATCATCGATTTCCTGCACGACACCTTCGGCACGAATCTGCGTCAGGATGCAGCCGTGGGCATCAAGCCCATGTCGCCTTTCGGGAGCAAACGCCTGGTCCGCAAGGCCATTCAATGGGCCATCGACCAAAGCCGGCGGAGCGTAACCCTGGTGCACAAGGGCAACATCATGAAGTTCACAGAAGGCGGCTTCCGGCAATGGGGCTATGAGCTGGCTGCCGAAGAGTTCGGGCGGCAGACCGTGCCCGAGTCCGCCCTGGGTCCGGACGGGTCTTCCGGCCAGGACCAGATTGTAATCAAGGACCGCATAGCAGACGCCATGTTCCAGAACGTCCTGCTATGGCCCCAGGACTATGATGTCCTGGCCCTGCCCAATTTGAACGGCGACTATATGTCCGACGCACTGGCCGCCCAAGTCGGCGGATTGGGCATGGCCCCCGGGGCCAATATCGGTGACCAGGCGGCTGTTTTTGAAGCCACTCACGGCACCGCTCCCGGCCTGGCCGGAAAAGACCAGGTCAACCCCGGCTCCCTGATCCTGTCCGGGGCTTTGATGTACGACCATCTGGGCTGGACTGAAGCGGCCCAGGCCATCCGCAGCTCCCTGGAGGCAACCATCGCCGCCGGAACCGTCACCCGGGACCTGGCCCAGGACCTGCCGGAGGCCACGGTCCTGTCCTGCTCCGAGTTCGGCCACGCGGTTGCTTCCCGGATACGCTAA
- a CDS encoding threonine aldolase family protein has translation MDIDKSQFASDNYAGICPQALQAMLDANAGFQAAYGEDRWTQEACDRFREIFETDCEVFFVFNGTAANSLAVSAMCHSYYSIVCHELSHMETDECGAPEFFSNGAKLLVGGGENGKLTPHSLQQLVTKRTDIHYPRPRVVSVTQPTEVGTVYSVEELKDLWAMARTYGLSIHMDGARLANALDFLQVSPREITWECGVDVLCLGGTKNGMAVGEAVIFFDRAKAEDFDYRCKQAGQLGSKMRYLAAPWVGMLRDGAWLENARRANACACLLDQLLREIPEVEIMFPRQANAVFVTFPPRVTAALHARGWSFYSFIGTGGARLMCSWASTEEGVRAFVQDVKDVLAG, from the coding sequence ATGGATATAGATAAGAGCCAGTTCGCGTCAGACAACTATGCCGGCATCTGCCCCCAGGCCCTGCAGGCTATGCTGGACGCCAATGCCGGTTTTCAAGCCGCGTACGGTGAGGATCGATGGACCCAGGAGGCGTGTGACCGTTTCCGGGAGATATTTGAAACCGACTGTGAGGTTTTTTTCGTATTCAACGGCACAGCGGCCAATTCTCTGGCTGTGTCCGCCATGTGCCATTCCTATTACAGCATTGTCTGCCATGAGCTGTCGCATATGGAAACGGACGAATGCGGGGCTCCGGAGTTCTTCTCCAACGGAGCCAAGCTTCTGGTGGGCGGCGGGGAAAACGGCAAGCTCACCCCCCACAGCCTGCAGCAGCTGGTGACCAAACGCACGGACATCCATTATCCCCGACCCAGAGTGGTCAGCGTGACCCAGCCCACTGAGGTCGGAACCGTGTACAGTGTGGAGGAGCTCAAGGATCTCTGGGCCATGGCCCGGACCTATGGCCTGTCCATTCATATGGACGGGGCCAGGCTGGCCAATGCGTTGGATTTTCTTCAGGTAAGCCCCAGGGAGATCACCTGGGAGTGCGGTGTGGATGTCCTCTGCCTGGGGGGGACCAAGAACGGCATGGCCGTCGGAGAGGCGGTCATTTTTTTCGACCGGGCCAAGGCCGAGGATTTTGATTACCGGTGCAAGCAGGCCGGCCAGCTGGGGTCCAAGATGCGTTACCTGGCCGCTCCCTGGGTGGGCATGCTGCGGGACGGGGCGTGGCTGGAGAACGCCCGCCGGGCCAACGCCTGCGCCTGTCTTTTGGACCAGCTGCTCCGGGAGATTCCAGAGGTGGAGATCATGTTCCCCCGTCAGGCCAACGCCGTCTTCGTTACCTTTCCTCCACGGGTCACAGCCGCCCTGCATGCACGGGGCTGGAGCTTCTATTCCTTTATCGGAACCGGCGGAGCCCGGCTGATGTGCTCCTGGGCCAGTACCGAGGAAGGGGTGCGGGCCTTTGTCCAGGATGTGAAGGACGTTCTGGCCGGCTAG
- the ptsP gene encoding phosphoenolpyruvate--protein phosphotransferase produces the protein MYQQPDHLSVITDLSRIIADSSDPEATLHQIAQLIASTYGLDVCSIYVLTPDRQHLVLKATVGLHPESVGSVAMTAHEGLTGLTLEQGRPMLIFNPAQHPRFKLFEQTGEEVFKTFLGIPLVYHQQCLGVLVLQTEKLGELSEEDIPIFAAIGSQISSIAAYSGLLQALDKEKAEIQKLKDQTENALHYSDGAEQRRSLLRGQSVLSGYARGKAHILASGIGFESVEPIQNCHPNVELARFENALQTTVLQTSQLIEEMADLSQEDRSILTIHKQLAEDTTFRRKVAERISMGDRAEYALKQVVMEYVHIFSNVDDPYLQDRGQDIVDVGENVLRNLLGISPHGTQALTQDTIVIASDLSATELVALRQMHLKGIVLARGGKTSHTVILAKSFELPIVIQVEDIFDAVREGEDLILDGWSGLIFREPNKEIEREYNRLLQEHQVQAEHLRSLIPLPAVTRDTSRIELGANIGLLSDLEIVHRYRADHIGLYRTEFPFVIRKRLPTEEEQTELYTRMLKQARGLPVCFRTLDVGGDKFLSALDYPAEDNPFLGWRSIRVSLELEEMFRQQIRAVLRAAEHGPAQLMFPMIVSMHELEVALSIVEEERRRIGADCELPVGIMLEVPGTAKILPSLLPLIDFVSIGTNDLIQYTLAVDRNNPKVASLYTPFHPAVLSIIADAAEMCRKAQTSLSVCGEAAADPACAYLFLGLGIRKLSMNPSSIPRAKAMIRNADTSEAARAADFALGLNDSEAIRSWAQEQVGT, from the coding sequence ATGTACCAACAGCCTGACCATCTCTCGGTGATCACGGATCTGAGCCGGATTATCGCCGACTCCAGCGATCCTGAAGCCACCCTGCATCAAATCGCTCAGCTCATCGCCTCAACCTATGGCCTGGATGTCTGCTCCATCTATGTTTTAACCCCCGACCGGCAACATCTGGTCCTCAAAGCCACTGTGGGCCTGCATCCGGAGTCAGTGGGCAGCGTGGCCATGACCGCTCATGAGGGGCTTACCGGCCTGACCCTGGAACAGGGCAGGCCGATGCTGATCTTCAACCCTGCGCAGCACCCCCGGTTCAAGCTCTTTGAGCAGACCGGGGAGGAAGTGTTCAAGACCTTCCTGGGCATCCCCCTGGTTTACCATCAGCAGTGCCTCGGCGTCCTGGTCCTGCAGACCGAAAAGCTGGGAGAGCTGTCTGAAGAGGATATCCCCATCTTTGCCGCCATCGGATCTCAGATCTCGTCCATCGCGGCCTACTCCGGCCTGCTGCAGGCCCTGGACAAGGAAAAGGCCGAGATTCAAAAGCTTAAAGACCAGACAGAGAATGCCCTCCATTATTCCGATGGGGCCGAGCAGCGCAGGAGCCTACTTCGAGGACAGTCCGTTCTCTCCGGATACGCCCGGGGAAAAGCGCATATCTTGGCCTCCGGGATTGGGTTTGAGTCCGTAGAGCCGATACAGAACTGTCATCCCAATGTTGAACTGGCCCGGTTCGAGAACGCCCTGCAGACCACCGTGCTGCAGACCTCGCAGCTCATCGAGGAAATGGCTGATCTCTCCCAGGAAGACCGGTCCATCCTGACCATTCACAAGCAGCTGGCTGAAGACACCACCTTCCGGCGCAAGGTTGCTGAACGCATCAGCATGGGGGACCGGGCTGAGTATGCCCTGAAGCAGGTTGTCATGGAGTACGTGCACATTTTTTCCAATGTGGACGACCCCTACCTGCAGGATCGGGGTCAAGACATCGTGGACGTGGGCGAAAACGTGCTCCGCAACCTCCTAGGCATCTCCCCCCATGGTACGCAAGCTTTGACCCAGGACACCATAGTCATTGCCTCCGACCTGTCGGCCACCGAGCTGGTCGCCCTGCGTCAGATGCACCTCAAGGGCATTGTCCTGGCCAGAGGAGGCAAGACCTCGCACACGGTCATCCTGGCCAAATCCTTTGAGCTGCCCATTGTCATTCAGGTCGAGGATATTTTCGACGCCGTTCGGGAGGGAGAGGACCTGATCCTGGACGGATGGTCCGGCTTGATCTTTCGGGAGCCCAATAAAGAGATCGAGAGGGAATATAACCGTCTGCTGCAGGAACACCAGGTGCAGGCCGAACATTTGCGCTCCCTCATCCCCCTGCCGGCGGTGACCAGAGACACCTCCCGGATTGAGCTGGGAGCCAATATCGGCCTTCTCTCCGACCTGGAAATCGTGCATCGGTACAGAGCCGACCATATCGGTCTGTACCGCACGGAGTTTCCTTTCGTTATCCGCAAGCGCCTGCCCACGGAAGAGGAGCAGACTGAGCTCTATACCCGGATGCTGAAGCAGGCCCGCGGGTTGCCGGTCTGCTTTCGGACCCTGGATGTTGGCGGGGACAAGTTCCTGTCCGCCCTGGATTACCCTGCAGAGGACAACCCGTTCTTGGGTTGGCGCTCCATCCGGGTCAGTCTGGAGCTGGAAGAGATGTTCCGCCAGCAGATCAGGGCCGTTCTCCGGGCCGCAGAGCACGGTCCGGCTCAGCTCATGTTTCCCATGATCGTCAGCATGCACGAGCTGGAAGTCGCTCTGTCCATCGTGGAAGAGGAAAGGCGCCGGATTGGTGCGGACTGTGAGCTGCCGGTCGGGATCATGCTCGAGGTGCCCGGAACGGCGAAAATACTGCCCAGTCTCCTCCCCCTCATTGACTTCGTCAGCATCGGGACCAACGACCTCATCCAGTACACCCTTGCAGTGGACCGGAACAATCCCAAGGTCGCATCCCTGTATACCCCGTTTCATCCGGCGGTTTTATCCATCATCGCCGACGCAGCCGAGATGTGCCGCAAGGCCCAGACCTCGCTCTCGGTATGCGGAGAAGCCGCAGCCGATCCGGCCTGCGCCTATCTCTTTCTTGGACTCGGGATCCGGAAGCTGAGCATGAACCCCAGCTCCATCCCCAGGGCCAAGGCGATGATCCGGAATGCAGACACCTCGGAAGCCGCTCGGGCTGCCGACTTCGCCCTCGGGCTCAACGACTCGGAAGCGATCCGGTCCTGGGCTCAGGAACAGGTGGGGACCTAG
- a CDS encoding pseudouridine synthase, producing MNTRMSGSNSSPSLRLNKAIAACGLCSRRKADDLIAQGRVTVNNVVVQEMGLKIDPDADRIEVDGRLLTVRKGADQNHVYILLHKPVRVVSTARDPQARTTVVDLLPPDLLQRRPVPVGRLDYFSEGLLLLTTDGELVHRLTHPKWHVPKVYKVLVRGRVTQAKLQPMRNGMRLAEGERLAPVQVSMEPAGKDTAWLSLRLVQGINRQVRRMCRDLDLTVLKLIRVQEGPIFLGNLPPGNVRELTPQEIRALHREVGLEPEPSVPDP from the coding sequence TTGAATACCCGCATGTCCGGCAGCAACTCCTCCCCGTCCCTGCGCCTGAACAAGGCCATAGCCGCCTGCGGTCTGTGCTCCAGGCGCAAGGCGGACGATCTCATAGCCCAGGGGCGGGTCACGGTCAACAATGTGGTTGTCCAGGAGATGGGCCTGAAGATCGACCCGGATGCAGACCGCATAGAGGTTGACGGCCGCCTGCTCACAGTCCGCAAGGGCGCCGATCAGAACCATGTATATATCCTCTTGCACAAGCCGGTCCGGGTGGTGTCCACGGCCAGGGATCCCCAGGCCAGGACAACCGTTGTGGACCTCCTCCCGCCCGATCTTCTCCAGCGTCGTCCCGTGCCCGTTGGCCGGCTGGACTACTTTTCAGAAGGCCTCTTGTTGCTGACCACCGACGGGGAGCTTGTTCACCGCCTCACTCATCCCAAATGGCACGTGCCCAAGGTGTACAAGGTCCTGGTCCGCGGCCGGGTTACCCAGGCCAAGCTGCAGCCTATGCGCAACGGGATGCGCCTGGCCGAAGGAGAACGACTGGCCCCGGTTCAGGTCTCTATGGAACCGGCCGGAAAAGACACCGCCTGGCTCTCTCTGCGGCTGGTTCAAGGCATAAACCGCCAGGTCAGACGCATGTGTCGGGACCTGGACCTGACCGTGCTTAAGCTGATTCGGGTCCAGGAAGGCCCCATATTTCTCGGCAACCTGCCTCCCGGCAATGTGCGAGAGCTCACCCCCCAGGAAATCAGGGCATTGCACCGCGAAGTGGGACTTGAGCCGGAGCCTTCGGTTCCAGATCCCTAA
- the yedF gene encoding sulfurtransferase-like selenium metabolism protein YedF yields MTAITLDCQGLACPQPVLKCKDALSQSQPDRLVIRVDNEAARENVTRFLGSQGYQVVNVRDKDGIFELTAQAGEGTTRKTAVQASPQTGPSPVPRSESGTDAQLVFITSNVIGHGDDVLGEKLMANFLSTLPEMGPSLWRILLLNSAVKLAVTGSPALDSLRKLQDSGVSILVCGTCLDFFHLLDRKEIGETTNMLDVVTSLQLADKVIKV; encoded by the coding sequence ATGACTGCAATCACGTTAGACTGCCAGGGACTGGCCTGCCCGCAGCCTGTGCTAAAATGCAAGGATGCTCTTTCCCAATCCCAGCCGGACCGGCTGGTGATCCGGGTGGACAATGAAGCCGCCCGGGAAAACGTGACCAGGTTCCTTGGCTCCCAAGGGTATCAGGTTGTCAATGTCCGGGACAAGGACGGAATTTTTGAGCTTACAGCCCAGGCAGGGGAAGGCACAACCCGGAAAACGGCGGTACAGGCAAGCCCCCAAACCGGCCCTTCTCCAGTTCCTCGCTCTGAATCCGGAACCGATGCCCAGCTGGTGTTCATCACCTCCAATGTCATCGGGCACGGGGACGATGTGCTTGGAGAAAAGCTTATGGCCAACTTCCTGTCCACCTTGCCGGAAATGGGTCCCTCCCTGTGGCGCATCCTGCTTTTAAACAGCGCGGTCAAGCTGGCTGTAACCGGAAGTCCGGCCTTGGACAGTCTGCGCAAACTGCAGGACAGCGGAGTTTCCATCCTGGTCTGCGGAACCTGTCTGGATTTTTTTCACCTTCTGGACCGCAAAGAGATAGGGGAGACCACAAACATGCTGGATGTGGTCACCAGTTTGCAACTGGCGGATAAGGTTATTAAGGTCTAA
- a CDS encoding thioesterase family protein, translating to MDQKGTLKSGARGTAAKILQPEDLADQVGSGDLPVLATPVMAALMEKAAVDCVQKMLEEGTTSVGIRLDISHLAATPEGMEIRAQAELTGVNGKKLVFTVQAWDEAELIGQGTHERVVVSRERFMDRVRGK from the coding sequence ATGGACCAGAAAGGAACGCTCAAGTCGGGTGCCCGGGGCACGGCGGCGAAAATCCTTCAGCCTGAGGACCTGGCTGACCAGGTGGGAAGCGGCGATCTCCCGGTGCTGGCCACGCCGGTTATGGCCGCCTTGATGGAGAAGGCGGCAGTAGACTGCGTGCAAAAAATGCTGGAAGAAGGTACGACGTCAGTGGGCATCAGGCTGGATATCTCTCATTTGGCAGCCACCCCGGAGGGAATGGAAATCCGGGCCCAAGCCGAGTTGACCGGGGTAAATGGCAAAAAGCTGGTTTTCACGGTCCAGGCCTGGGATGAAGCCGAACTCATCGGCCAAGGAACTCACGAGCGAGTTGTGGTCAGCAGGGAGAGATTCATGGACCGGGTTCGAGGAAAGTAA
- a CDS encoding metallophosphoesterase family protein translates to MSSFTFIHAADLHLDSPLSGLETYPDAPVEQIRGATRRALDNLVTLAREQEVAFVLLAGDVFDNSWRDFHTALFFAQCMGRLGEAGIPVYAVSGNHDAANPIGKTLRPPDNVHFFSPARPESVTLEHCSTVIHGQSYPGRETSEDLAAQYPPAVPGALNIGLLHTGLTGRPGHEPYAPTHPDILAGKGYAYWALGHVHQREVVGRDPWIVFPGIIQGRHIRETGPKGCSLVQVEDGRIRDVVHQEIDVLRWHHGSVDCTSCACDEDVRQAVRGQLQAARDAGDGRPVAVRLECTGTTRMHARLHDSEQHFHEEWRTLAAELGDLWIEKIRLQTRPPAEQSEEIDPDSPLGELMQCIQALELPESCSKELGDLMKQLPSEVTEGEEGLNLKDAQQWQRMQDDVRELLLGRLLRQGGTE, encoded by the coding sequence ATGTCCTCTTTCACCTTCATCCACGCCGCAGACCTGCACCTGGACAGTCCCCTGAGCGGGCTGGAAACCTATCCGGATGCCCCGGTGGAACAGATCCGGGGGGCCACCCGCCGGGCATTGGATAATCTGGTCACTCTGGCCCGGGAGCAGGAGGTCGCCTTTGTCCTCTTGGCCGGGGATGTCTTTGACAACTCTTGGCGCGATTTCCACACCGCACTGTTTTTCGCTCAGTGCATGGGTCGGCTGGGGGAGGCCGGGATTCCGGTCTATGCTGTCAGCGGCAACCACGATGCGGCCAACCCCATCGGCAAGACCCTGCGTCCGCCGGACAACGTCCATTTCTTTTCCCCCGCCAGGCCGGAGTCCGTCACCCTGGAACACTGCAGCACGGTCATCCACGGCCAGAGCTATCCCGGCCGCGAGACCAGCGAGGACCTGGCCGCCCAGTATCCGCCGGCCGTGCCCGGGGCCCTGAATATCGGGCTCCTGCATACCGGATTGACCGGGCGTCCCGGTCACGAACCCTACGCCCCCACCCACCCTGATATCCTGGCCGGAAAGGGGTATGCATACTGGGCCCTGGGCCATGTTCACCAGCGGGAGGTCGTCGGCCGCGATCCCTGGATCGTCTTTCCCGGCATCATCCAGGGCCGGCACATCCGGGAAACCGGGCCCAAAGGGTGCAGCCTGGTCCAGGTCGAGGACGGCCGCATCCGGGATGTTGTGCACCAAGAGATTGATGTTCTGCGCTGGCACCACGGCAGCGTTGACTGCACCTCCTGTGCCTGCGATGAGGATGTCCGCCAGGCTGTCCGCGGGCAGCTGCAGGCCGCACGGGACGCAGGTGACGGCCGTCCGGTCGCGGTCAGGCTGGAATGCACTGGAACGACTCGGATGCACGCCCGGCTGCACGACAGCGAGCAGCATTTCCACGAAGAATGGCGGACCCTGGCCGCTGAGCTGGGGGATTTGTGGATTGAAAAGATCCGGCTCCAGACCCGTCCGCCTGCTGAGCAGTCCGAAGAGATTGATCCGGATTCGCCGCTGGGCGAACTGATGCAATGCATTCAGGCCCTGGAACTGCCGGAAAGCTGCTCCAAGGAACTAGGGGACCTGATGAAGCAGCTTCCGAGTGAGGTCACCGAGGGCGAGGAGGGCTTGAATCTCAAGGATGCACAGCAGTGGCAACGGATGCAGGATGATGTCCGGGAGCTGCTTCTCGGCCGCCTGCTGCGCCAGGGAGGAACGGAATGA